The Acinetobacter lwoffii genomic sequence ATTAAAGTGCAATGGCTTGAAAGCCGTTCTTGGTTTTGTGGGTTAGAACTACATTCTGACCTTGATTTAAAATTTGATTGTTTTCTGGTTCAACCAGAACATAATGAGTCTGGCCATGTTGATCTCGGACTTTGGCTTGTGCGGGAGAATTCACTTTGGCATCTCCCAGAATAATGGTCGCGGTACGTCCGATGAGTTCATCACTGTAAATCGCGGAAGTTTCATCTTGGGGCAGGAGCTTACTGGCGGCCATGGCAAGAAAGCGCACCACAGGCATACACAGAAACAGGCAGGCCGGAGAAATCAACCAAACATTAAACAGCTGGCTGGTCAGGCGCTCAAATATGCCCTGAATCAATAAACCGCTTAACCCATAACTGGTCAGAAAAATGATTAGCCAGATAAATAAAGGCAGACGCCCCAGATATAACCAGTCAAATACTTTGCTGAAAACACCCGGAGACTGA encodes the following:
- a CDS encoding YqiJ family protein codes for the protein MWELFTHPSNIVFSISLSLMLMFAALECILLLLGGGSQHIFEQFLPEDPLQPEISPDQSPGVFSKVFDWLYLGRLPLFIWLIIFLTSYGLSGLLIQGIFERLTSQLFNVWLISPACLFLCMPVVRFLAMAASKLLPQDETSAIYSDELIGRTATIILGDAKVNSPAQAKVRDQHGQTHYVLVEPENNQILNQGQNVVLTHKTKNGFQAIAL